The Trachemys scripta elegans isolate TJP31775 chromosome 21, CAS_Tse_1.0, whole genome shotgun sequence genome has a segment encoding these proteins:
- the BTG4 gene encoding protein BTG4, whose protein sequence is MKDEIAATVFFITRLVKKQDKLSKHKTEKFAAKLTTILFEKYKNHWYLDNPSRGQAFRCIRINKHQTRDPLLEQACYESNVDFDNLGLPREITIWVDPFDVCCRYGEKNLPFTVVHFEGAEEDRELSQRISHAVDKATSDYHSGTSSDEEGYTKEAKAIPTVSNPNSVYQFSDYCKLPVQPWSRYPRKKTYTTNGPHQASVYYPQHKGFKCYWPMAAFSGPRMDRYHWVNTNR, encoded by the exons atgaaagatgaaattgCTGCCACAGTCTTTTTCATCACAAGGCTGGTGAAGAAGCAAGACAAACTGAGCAAGCACAAAACTGAGAAATTTGCAGCTAAGCTGACAACAATACTGTTTGAAAAGTATAAGAACCACTGGTACCTAGACAACCCATCTAGGGGACAAGCCTTCAG GTGTATACGGATAAACAAACATCAGACAAGAGATCCTTTACTGGAACAAGCTTGTTATGAGAGTAATGTGGATTTTGATAACCTTGGTTTGCCAAGAGAGATCACCATATGGGTTGATCCATTTGATGTGTGCTGCAG GTATGGTGAGAAGAATCTGCCTTTCACCGTCGTTCACTTTGAAGGTGCTGAGGAGGACCGAGAACTCTCTCAGCGCATCAGCCACGCTGTTGACAAAGCAACCTCGGAttatcattctggcacctcctcAGATGAGGAGGGCTATACCAAGGAAGCTAAAGCTATCCCTACTGTCAGCAACCCAAACAGTGTCTACCAG ttcagTGACTACTGCAAGCTGCCCGTTCAGCCATGGTCTCGGTATCCTCGCAAGAAGACCTACACAACCAATGGACCTCATCAGGCAAGTGTTTACTATCCCCAGCACAAGGGCTTCAAATGCTACTGGCCAATGGCTGCTTTTTCTGGACCTCGTATGGATCGATATCATTGGGTGAACACCAACCGATAG